A single window of Providencia alcalifaciens DNA harbors:
- a CDS encoding fimbrial protein produces the protein MIKKITPLILSTVLISPVVFANTTANIKVSGEVKKPTCLINGNEQSDVIFELAKTSPRYLSQTVYTVLQSPVKKNVTVTCDAETYLTYRATDTYQNTPWPTASGDSYFFMVHSDSPDKPVGAVMFAVSDVTIDSKTAFIASDGVTANDSIMTKKILNGFGTKSSTIFANKLTAGKVFSADFVTTSVYLSSISQLTAAGIDLTSNVDYQAEAVLAFNFGI, from the coding sequence ATGATTAAAAAAATAACACCATTAATACTATCGACTGTATTAATATCTCCAGTTGTATTTGCTAATACAACTGCAAATATAAAAGTATCAGGTGAAGTTAAAAAACCAACTTGTTTAATCAATGGAAATGAACAGTCAGATGTTATTTTCGAACTGGCAAAAACATCGCCAAGATATTTGAGCCAAACAGTATATACGGTATTACAATCACCGGTTAAAAAGAATGTCACTGTGACTTGTGATGCGGAGACATATTTAACCTATCGGGCAACAGATACATATCAAAATACGCCATGGCCTACAGCATCTGGCGATAGCTATTTTTTCATGGTGCATTCGGATAGTCCAGATAAACCCGTCGGTGCAGTGATGTTTGCGGTTTCTGATGTCACTATTGATTCTAAAACTGCTTTTATTGCAAGTGATGGTGTTACAGCAAATGATTCTATCATGACTAAAAAAATACTTAATGGTTTTGGCACAAAGAGCTCAACAATATTCGCCAATAAATTAACAGCAGGAAAAGTATTCTCTGCAGATTTTGTAACAACCAGCGTTTATCTTAGTTCAATCAGCCAATTAACGGCAGCCGGGATCGATTTAACGTCTAATGTTGATTATCAAGCAGAAGCTGTGCTGGCTTTTAACTTTGGTATTTAA
- a CDS encoding fimbrial protein has product MFKKTIIALSLISASSATLAAAPVANLKVTGSITPPTCTIKGQNEVDLEYVFDVSPGMFPVSGNLGLDAKTNSIEVICDAATYLTFSSTDNRASSVLTAGAANFGLGLYDTDKKVGLYTIQMKNATVKADAASVAQAVGVTNGTTYGTALYVDKTKKMGWATAVSTLRSGQIFAADFDVRPTLNAALKTSSGDAKLDGHATLAFAFSL; this is encoded by the coding sequence ATGTTTAAGAAAACCATAATTGCATTATCTTTAATTTCTGCTTCAAGCGCGACATTAGCAGCGGCACCCGTTGCTAATTTAAAAGTCACAGGTTCAATTACACCACCAACCTGTACTATTAAAGGACAGAATGAAGTTGACCTAGAATATGTATTTGATGTGTCACCTGGAATGTTCCCTGTTTCTGGTAATTTAGGACTTGACGCAAAAACAAATAGCATTGAAGTAATTTGCGATGCAGCGACTTATTTAACCTTCTCTTCAACTGATAACCGTGCAAGTTCTGTATTAACCGCGGGTGCTGCTAACTTTGGGTTAGGTTTATATGATACGGATAAAAAAGTTGGTTTATATACTATCCAGATGAAGAATGCGACAGTCAAAGCGGATGCAGCAAGCGTGGCTCAAGCCGTAGGGGTTACCAATGGTACGACTTATGGAACCGCATTATATGTTGATAAAACGAAAAAAATGGGGTGGGCAACAGCGGTGAGCACATTAAGATCAGGGCAGATTTTTGCAGCAGACTTTGATGTTCGTCCAACATTGAATGCAGCCTTAAAAACAAGTTCGGGTGATGCGAAATTAGATGGTCATGCAACATTAGCATTTGCTTTTTCTCTCTAA